AGGAAAATAAGGTCGTTTTCGTGATTTAAGAAACCGTTACTCTGACAAAGGAATACCACAACATCAGCCTTTTCCCTTGCTCTTTGGGCCTGGGCGGTATCTCTGTGATTATCTGTTCCAAAGCCCGGAAGATCGACAATGTCACAGGCCTTAAGAATTTCGGATTCGAGATAAACGACTGCAGAATCTACCTGTTTATACAGGTTTTCGGTGTGACGGTTACAGTATTTGGTTAGTATCTCTAAGCCACCGCTGAAAACCTTGTACTGATTACAGTAATCTGGATCGTAGTATCTCCGGAAATCCCATCCTTTTTCTTCACTTTCTGCTTTAAACACCCATACATCATCTGACCCCATCCACTTGGGCTTGTCCTCGATATGCTTAAGATAAACCGTAGCTGCCGTTGTTGGAGTCCACTGGGCAAGCAGGACGTCTAGGCCGGTTAATATATTAATTAAACGGCTTTTGCCAGCGTCAGAGGGGCCTAGAAAAGCCACTAGGGGCTTTGAGCCATATATATTAATAATGTCATAGAGTTCGTCTATTTTAGTTAAAGCAGTACCATAATTGTTTTCATCATAATTAAATTTTTCTATCCGGGGCTGTACATGTAGGTCTAACATTTTCTTTTTAAGTTTAATTTCTTTATAAACATCACCAATTTCAAGTGGGCCTGGGTTATTTAGCTTGAAGTTTAATACTCCATCGGGCGTGTCCCCAACTGCATTACAAAACTTAAGTAGGAAGTCTAGTCCAACAGAAATATTTCCGTTTTCAATTTTTGAGATGTAGTCCTGCGTTACACCAAGCCAACTGGCCAGTTCTGCCTGAGTAATTTTCAATTTATTTTCGCGGTAACCCTTCAAATCAAAGTCATCAGACATATACTTTCCCCTCCTTGATATGCTGTTTTATCCTTACTAATTAAACATTATATGCCATATTGGCATATTTGCAATAAAATTTGTGCGACAATTTATGATTAGATGTGACATAAAGTACTAGACGGTTTGACAGAATTAATATATTTTAAAGAATAATTAACGTAATAATTAAATTAACAGATGACTTTGCAATATGATAATTAACGTAAAAAAATTCAGTGTCCTTTTAACTTCGCAACTGCAAAGAAAGGACACTGATAAATTATAAAAAAGTATTAATGATAGTATCGAGAAACAAAAGGCAAACAAAAAGGTGCCTAATCGTAGCCATAACCTGCGGACACCGATATAAAGCTGTAAACCTTTGTGGACGGAAACCTTGATTTTGCTGGATTTCTAAGACAACCATGTGATTGGAAAACACTCTTTTCAAGACTTAAAATCCTGCGGTTTCACGACCGTGCCGGTTCGACCCCGGCTCCGGGCACCATATTAGTATTTGCAAGGGTTCCAGACGTTTAAGGACGTTCTGGAATTTTTGTTTTTTAGCATAAATCCTGTGTGTCTTAAAATAGCTCTTCAACACACAGGACTTGTTCCCTCCGTGGTGTTGTAAACACTAAGGAGGTTTTTTATTATGGCAAGAAAACAGACAAAAGTTAAAGAAGTTGTTGAGATGTCCACGACATGGGAAGAAGCACTACAGGGCTTTCTGTTTTGGAAACAGGCACAGGGGAAAAGCACAACAACAATTAATGATTATCGGTAGCATATACAAAGATTTTTTAATCGTTACCCTGGAAGTTGGCAATCTCCACAATTAAAGCAATGTCTAATGGAATATTTATCGGATAACATTAAGCCAGTAACCTATAACCTGAGATTAATTTACCTTAGCCTGAATCCGTAAAGTAATTTTCTGTCTAACCCCATAATTTATAGGGAAATGAAGGACCTACATTGGCTTGTTATGCCAAGGCAAGAGTGATTTTGACCACATTGAACCCTTTCGAGAAGATAATTTCTTTGCAATCTCGTTAAACATCAAAGAGACACCGTCAAGCCCAACCCTTCGCCAACGATTAGATATGGTTGCTAAAGATAAGCAATGGAATAATATCCTGTTGGAAGAATCTGCGGGGCTAATCAAAAAAACAAATGCACCTCTAACCCCAGTGTACCTGGGTCAAGAAAATAGAGCTTATCTTCCACTAGATATTGATGTGTCTCCCTTTGATAACTCCAACACCAAAAAAGAAGGGGTCTCCCGCACCTACAAAGGCACCGATGGTTACGCTCCCATCTTTGCATATCTAGCAAAGGAAGGTTATTGCGTAAATACTGAGCTACGCCAAGGGAGTGAACATTGCCAAAAGAACACCTCAGAATTCGTTGCTGAAAGCATTCGCTATGCCCGAAAAATTACCCAGTTGCCTTTGCTTTTAAGGATGGACTCAGGCAATGACAGCGCTAGTAATATTGAAATTTGCTTAAATGATGATACTAAGGCTGATTTCATTATTAAGCGAAACCTTCGCAAAGAAACCCCTGAAGGGTGGCTACTATTGGCAAAGAACAATAAAGATATTTACTGCCAGGAACGTGAAGGTAAAAAAGTCTACTATGGTTCCATGATGAAATACAAAAAGGAGCTGAAAAGAGAAATCAGGGTAGTTTACAAAATTACCGAAAGAACCTTTGGTAAAGATGGCCAGATATTTCTCGTACCCCAGGTGGAGGCAGAAACCTATTGGACCTCATTGCCAGACCCTCCACATGTAATCGAAAGACTATACCACGAACATGGCACCAGTGAGCAGTTTCACAGCGAACTTAAGACAGACCTGGATTTAGAAAGACTGCCCTCTGGCAAATTTGACACTAACAACCTAATACTACATTTTGGAGTAGTGGCCTACAATCTGTTGCGCATGATAGGACAATCAACAACTGTAGATTAGCAATTTAATCTAGCTATATAGGCTCAATAATTATCAGATTAACTAATCTGCGAATAGCTTAAGCACTAAATTAATTTGAGTATTTTTTCTCATATAATTTTAGTCCTAATTGGGTATTTTGAGTTGCGAGGTGATTATCATCATGCAACTTATTTTTGATTCTAAGACCACACCAAAACAATACTATCAATGTGGTTATGAATATTCCTTTCCGAAGCCATATACTTGCTTACATCCAGATTGCAAAATCCCTGTACCTCCCAGGCCTCACGGATACTACATTCGCAATGTAATAACCCTTGGTTTTAATGGTCGCATCTTAATTCGTCGATATTATTGTAAGTATTGTGGCCATACTTTTTCCTATCTGCCGTCATTTTGCTTACCATACTTTCAGTATTCCTTGGTAACGATCTTCTTGGCTCTACTGTGGCATTATTTAAACCTAATTCCTCTTTTAAAAGTATTAACATCAAGGTTACAGTGGCAAAGACAACATCTGCAATTTTACCGCCGTAGATTTAAAGCTAACCTTAAATTTATCAAAGCAGTACTACGTCAAATGATGCCTCAGGTAATTCTTCCAAAGGAAGATGACATAAAAAAAGAAGCCCGAAAGGTGTTAATTATTGTGAAAACTGGATTCGGTCAAATCCAGGCCTTCTCCACAAGGTTTTTCACACAATCCAATAACACTTTTATGGCTTCTCGCAAATTAGCTTAACCTACTGAAAGTAGTTTTAAACTTAAATTTTGGTGGAGAAGGCAAAAACACAACTTTTGCGTAGGAAAGGCTATTGCTCGGTGGTATTATGCAGTTTGTGGGAGAAATTTAACCGGTTAGACCTCCTCTGACAGTTAACACACAGGTGGAGGTGTATTTTGTTATGCTCACAGCCAAAGATAGGGAAAGTATTGCTCTTAAGAAATTTTCTTTGATTAGTCCAGTACTAAATGGCCAGGTTAAAAACCAAAAGGATTATTTCGAAACTATATGTGTTAAGCCCATTGATATGCCCTATTATGGATTCAGGATGTATTCCCCAAAAACTCTTATGTGTTGGTTAAGTGATTATCGTCGTGGGGGATTAGACTCATTAAAGCCAGGTTACCGATCGGATAAGGGTAAAAGCCGAAAGGTAAGCCTAGAGATTGCTGATGAAATTCGTAAGAAAAGAAGCCAAATGCCACGGATTACTAGCGCACTGCTCTATGAAGAGTTAGTTAAAGATAAAGTTATTCTTCCGGAAAAGTTGTCACGAGCGACTTTTTACCGTTTTCTGGTCGCTAATCCTGAACTGGCTGCAGGTAAAGATCCAGAAAACCCTGGTGAGAAGGAACTTAAACGTTTTTCTCACCAAAGAATTAATGAATTATGGCAAACTGATATTATGTTTGGTCCATATATTAGTATAGGTAAATCAAAGAAACAAGCCTACCTAATCGCATTTATCGATGATGCCTCCAGGTTGATAACACATGCACAATTCTTCTTTTTTCAAAACTTCGTAGCTCTTCGAGTAGCTTTGAAAGAGGCTGTTCTAAAACGAGGAATTCCCAAAATGATCTATACAGATAACGGAAAAGTTTATCGTAGTGATCAACTAAATATGCTTTGTGCTGGATTAGGTTGCTCGTTAATTCATACAGAACCTTTCACCCCTACGTCTAAGGGTAAAATTGAAAGGTTTTTTCATACTGTGAGGCAACGCTTTTTATCTAGATTAGACCCCACTAAATTAAAAAGTTTAGACCAACTAAATTTATATTTTTGGCAATGGCTGGAGGAAGATTATCAGCGCAAGACCCATAGTGCTTTAAATATGAGTCCATTAGATTTTTTTATGGCTCAAGTCCATAATATTAATTTTTTAGCCAACCCCCAATTATTAGAGGAGCATTTTTTATTGCGCGTTACCAGAAAAGTTAATCATGATGCGACCCTGTCTGTTGAATCTATTCTTTATGAAACGGAGCAAAGCTTAGCCAATTCACGACTAGAGGTACGGTACGACCCAGATTGGTTAGCTAATTCAAACCAACCAATTTTATTATACCGGGATGGTATGAAAGTTGGTGAGGCCAGACAAGTAAATTTTTTTGACAATGCTAGGGCTAAAAGAAAGGGTCGAGGTCGGCAATCTCAGTCATCACAGGAGTTACTGGAATCGGTTGAAACGTCGGAACAGAAAGCAACTCCTAGTATTTCTTATGCTCAAATTGATGACCAACTTAAACAATCGTCAAGAGAAGTAGGTGATCGCTAATGTTTACACAATTCTTTGGACTTAAATTTAACCCTTTTTCTAAAGAAGTACCGGCGGACAAATTATTTATTAGCCAAGACTTATTGGAACTAGAATCGAGGTTAAAATATTTGCAAAGTACCCGTGGAATCGGGTTAGTTGCAGGTGAACCAGGTGCTGGCAAATCAACAGCTTTGAGAAAATTTGTTAATGAGTTAAACCCAGCTCTCTACAAGCATTGTTATTTTTCTTTGGCGACTGTTACTGTGTTGGAATTTTATCAGGGACTTGCCTTAGAACTTGGTGAGCAACCTAAACACAAAAAGGTAGCTATTTTCCGTCAAATTCAGGGCGCTATCAATTCTATGTACTATGAACGCCGGATTACGCCGGTAATTATCTTAGATGAAATACATTTAGCTTCAAACAAGTTGTTAGAGGATTTAAGGCTCATTTTTAACTTTAAAATGGACTCGCAAAATCCCTTTATTCTTGTCTTAGCAGGACAACCTTTAATTCGATCTAAGTTATCACTCAACATCAATAACCCACTAAGGCAACGTTTGGTAGTGAAACATATTATGCAGGGGTTAAAACCTGAAGAAATTAGAGATTATTGCACCAGCCGATTAAAGCAAGCAGGGTTAATCGAAGAGATTTTCACCGATTCAGCAATTGACGCTATCTATGCCACAACAAAAGGCTTACCACGGTTAATTAACAATTTAGTTACTAATTGTCTGCTTTACGCTTATTACAAAAAGTTAAGGCAAATTGATGAAGAGGTAGTTTACCAGGCCCAAAATGAACTTAATATTTGAACAGACTCAATCTTTGGAGACGCTGTGGTGGTTTTATCATCCCGGCGTTTTTTATATTCCTAGAGGAACGAATCTATTTTAATTTGATAAACAGACTAATTATTGCCATTACAATTTAATAATTTTTGATAGGACTATATAAAACAGAGAGTTTTTAATTTAAGAATCCTGGATGATTTAATTTGAGAATTGACAAACAACTAGAATGCAGCATGTGCCCTTGCGAAAGCAGGCAGAACGCCGTAGGATTAGGACGGTGATTCAGAACTTAATCACGTTGGCATCACTGTTAGTTTCACATGCAAGAAAGAAGAAATTACGATTTGGAAAGCACAGTCCCTGGTTTGAAACATTTAAACAAGCTTACTCTGTGTGTTTAGCAAGATAGAAATATCCACAGAACGATAAAACTTTGCACTAAAAGGAGTGCTTAGATTTTTATTGCCAAATTTAAGCTCAATACTATTGAGAGATTCATTAAATGCTAGTGGCAATCCTTAAAATACAAATTTTTATATATTTTGCTGAAAGATAAGGTTACAGAATAGGTAACTTACGGATTCAGGGATACACGATAAATATATGTTGAAATAGCTGAATAATAAATATCCCGTAATGGTATTTATCATTTCGATAGGGTTCTTATCACAATTCGACAAAGTATGTCAAAGGAAATTATATCTATCGGTTGAACTCTTATGTGTACATTAGACTGATTATAATTAAAAAAATCAATTTGTGTTCGCAAAAGAAAGAATGTTTTAGAGGTCTATGATAACTATCCTAACACAGGGGGAAGATGTGAGGGGTTATAGCGCGACCGCTGGGCAAAAAGAAAATAAATTTTTTATCAACCTGTGACATAAAGCTGTCGGGGTTATGGTTTACGATGTAATTACAAAATTAAATGGATGTTTTTATACGATGGCAAACGATAACAGCACAAAGTTTTGTCGGTTCCAGCCACCTTTACCACGGTGGCATAAACCCATTATCTATGCTTGCCGAAAACAAATACTAAATTAAAGTATAAATTGAGTAAATTGCATATTTCTGAGTCCAATATTTTAGCGGTTTCTGAAGGGTAAAAAAAGGACTTCACCCCTGTTCTGGTAAAAGATATAAGTACCAACAAATAACCAACCAGAGAGATGAAGTTACTTGTATCTTCTACAACCAAACCTATTTTCCTTCGAAGAACTACTAAAATTTGAACCAGAGACAAAATTGCAAAAGGTTCTTTCAGTTTTGGATCTATCTCCTGCCCTTAATGTGGTTAAAAGGGCGGTTCTCGGTCCAAAGGGTCACTGTGTCGGTAACATGATTCGTGCATTAGTGGCAAAACAATTAGAACAAATACCTACAGTCGCTGCATTAGTAAAAAGACTATCTAATGATATAAGGTTTCGGTTCCAATGTGGTTTTTCGCTTAGTAAACCAATTCCAAGTGAATCCACCTTTAGTCGTCTGATACAAAAACTCGCAGCAACTGATGAGACAAACAAAACAGAAAGTGTCATGAAGCAGATTTTTGATAACCTAGTTAAAAGTGCTAAAGATATGGGATTAATAGATTCGAATTGTGTTGCAATTGACTCTAGCAAAATAGATGCGTATGAAAAATCCAAGCCTAAAAAGGATTTGCAGGGTGACAAAACTGCAAACTGGGGTGCTAAAAGGGATACTCATGGTAACCAAATATCCTGGTTTGGATATAAAGCTCACGTTGCAGTTGATTGCCATAGTGAACTACCAATTGCTATTATGGTTACACCTGCTAATACCCATGATGCTAAGATGGCAATACCTTTAATCGAATTAGTAAACAAGGCCTTGGAAGACTCAAAAAAACCTAAATACTATACCATGGATATGGGCTATGACAGTAAAGACATCTACTCTGTAGTAATGAACGACTTCAATGCTCAAGCAATTATCCCCATTAACTCCCGAGGCTCTAAGGACCATCCTGAAGGCTGTGACTTTGATGGAACCCCTATATGCTCAATGGGGCAAAGAATGGTGTTCTGGGGAAGTGATGCAAAGGCTGGAACCAATAAATATAGGTGCCCGCATGTAATGGGCAAATGTGATTGCCCCTACGGGTCTGCCTGGTGCTCACCATCTTCCTACGGTTTAGTTGTAAAGACTAAAGTTAAAGACGATCCAAGAATGAACTGTATACCAGCCCGTGGTACTAAGAACTGGCAAAGCCTTTATAACAAAAGAACTTCCGTAGAAAGATGTTTTGGTCGATTAAAACAACACTTGGGTGCTAACAGTATTCGTACCAGAGGATTGGAAAAAGTTACTCTCCACATAACATTGAGTTGTATTGCACTACTGGCTGGTAGTATTGCAGTAGCAAAGACCAAAAGAATTGAGCAGGCAGCTTAATAAATATTTTAATTTAAAGCGATTTACTATAGTATAGGATACTTATCACTACTCATTAGGTAAATTTTGTAAATTAATGCTGAGATCCTAAATTTTCAAAATTTATTTTAAAAAATTAAGCTATTTTGTACTCTTGGATTCACGTTTTTCTGGATTAACAATTATGCAATTCATTCAATTAAAAAAATACTAAACAGGGATGAATAAATATGAGGCTACAACTACTATTGGACTCAGAAAACCCAGTATTGTTGGCTACTAATTATCAACAACAAATTCAGGGGTTAATTTATAATTTATTAACCGACCCACTTATGCAGGCATTTCTACATGATCATGGTTTTGATTATAACCAACGACGCTTTAAGCTATTTACTTTTTCCAGGCTGATGGGGAAAAGTTACTTTAACCAGCAGGATAAAACCCTAAGGATCACTCCGCCGGTATTACTCTACATCTCCAGTCCTTGGACAGAGTTTCTGGAAAATCTGGCCAACAGCCTATTAGCTCGGGGGTTCATTCAAATTGGTAAAAATCAATTGCAAGTGAAAGAAATTAAATTGGCAGTGACACCACCTTTTAATCAAGACCAAAGCTATCCCGTTAAAATGCTCTCCCCGGTAACGATGTATAGCACCCTTGAAACGAGGGAAGGCAGCAAAAAAACCTACTACTATTCCCCGACTGAGAGGGAGTTTACTAGGCTAATCGCTCAAAATTTAGTCAAAAAGGCCAGTGCCTTTTACGGTGAGGATTGGTCTAAACTATTCTTCTGCATTGAAGTAGCAAATTCATTTCGAGCAAGCCAGCAGAAAATCATCATCTATAAAGGAACTGTGATTAAAGGTTGGTTAGGGAATTATCATATTTCGGGCCACCCCAAAATGTTAAAATTGGCCTACGAATCTGGCATTGGCAGCAAGAACAGCCAGGGGTTTGGGTTGTTTGAACTGTGTAACAACGGATAGAAAGGGAGCGATAAATTGATTGAGGCCATGCGAACACTGGCCCTGGATTACCTAGTTCAGGAATTGGCTGGTTACCCGGTGCCCCAGGATCCGGAGCAGTGGTATCAGGAATTTAGAAAAAACTCCCCGGGCAGGATGTTTCCCTACTTGGTGGAGGACAGCGGCAGAATCGAAAAGGTTTATCTACTAGAGGAAAAAGCAACGGGGGTTGTGGAACTGACGGTACAGGACATGATCCATGAGCCGGGCGGGAGTCGGGTTGGTTGTACCCAGGATAAATTACCTTTTATTAAACCCCCTGGTTCCCAAAGCCCCCAGATGGGGCCTGTGATTAAACGTAGTTATCAAAGCGGCAAGAGTGGCCCAAGCGCCAAAATTCTTAATACCACCATGAAAAGCTTTGCAGAAATAGCTTCAGATAATAAACCCTGGTCATCCTATTTTAAACAGATAGTGGAAATCCTCAGTGCCCCTCGGTTAAAACTGGTGGATCATTCCACTGTGGATTGGCAACAAGAGGGTTACGCTAATTTGTTAGACTGTGTGGTGCAAAGGATCGGCCCAGAGAAGAATACCGTTTTCCTAGCGGTGAAAGACAGAAACGGACGGTTACCTGGTGAAGTATCGGAATATATTGACTACTTACTCGGGGAAAAGCTGGCGGGTGAACGGTATGTAACTAGCGAAGCCCGGGCACAGGAAGACGGAGAATGTCCCCTGTGTAATGCAACTAAGGTAACTGTTTTTCCCAATGCCCTAAAAGGTGCGGGTATCAACTTTAAAAACACCGATCGGATTGGTGTCTTTCCGGGTGTTAACCCGGCCCAGGCCTGGAAGGGCTATGCCCTCTGTGGGGCCTGTGCGGATCTGTTATACGTGTACAAACATCATGTCATTAAAAAAGGGGGTCCGAACAAGGATCGGCAATTTTTTGGCAGCAAAATTGCCGGTGATTCCGCACTGGTGATACCGGTATTTTTTCCCGGTTTAGCGGCGGAGGTAAGGCAAGAACTTCTGTCCGACGTAACCGATTATATTAACAACATGAACAGTAATGTAACCCAGGACGAAGAAAGCCTGCTGGATATTTTGAAAGATGAAAAAAGCATTCTTAGCTTAATCTTTTTATGGGCTGATGTAGGACAAAACCTAGAAAATGTTACAGGTATGATTCACAGTGTGTTGCCCAGCCGGTTAAGAGAATTATCCCTGTTGAATGAGGCTTCCCGCAATTGGCACCATCCTCTATTTCCCAATGTTCCCTTGGCAATAGAAACGGCAGACTTTAGGCCGGATTTATCACTAAGAGCACTAAAAGTACTATTCTACCGGCCCGGGGGCAAAAAAGCGAAGGATATAAATGCCAGTAAGCAATTGTTTCAAGTAAAAAAACAACTAGCTGCCTGCGTATACCACCGGACGCCGGTGTTACTAGAACGGTTTTGGCAAGAAACAATAACTACCGCCCGCTGGCATTGGCTAGAAGCATCCCAAAAGAAGGATGGATATACAGGACTTCTTTACGAAGGAACAGGGAAAAACGGATCCTACTTAACACCCGCAGGGTGGATTAAGCATGTTAACTGGTGGTTGTACTATTTTAAACAGGTGGGGGTTATGGAAATGGAAAAGCAGTTTTACAAGCCTGCAATGGCTGAACTCCAGCCGTACTTTGGTTCTCAAAGCGGCATCGATACACCTGAAAAAGCCTATGCCTTTTTGCTGGGTGTGTTATATGGCAGATTACTAATGATTCAAGGGGGCAAAGGGGTAAACGTAGGGGCCAATGCTTTAACTTGGCTGAAACGCCTTACCCTAAAGGGTAAAGATTTACCAGAACTTTATACCAAGATCAGAAGCAAAATACTAGCCTACGAAGCCGAAAAATCCCAGGCGGTAAGGGAATTGATTACAGAAATTAGTACTCTGGGCATTGCCTTGGGGGACAATATTAAGCTAAGCGAAGTACAAACAAACTATTACCTGTTGCTGGGACAGGCCATGACAACTGTTATTCTTTCGAAAAAAACTGAGAAGGAGAATGAGGCCTAATGGAAAAGCAAGTCAATACTTTATCGGGTCGAAAAGAGTTCTTATTCCTGTACGATATTAAAATGGGTAACCCCAATGGTGATCCGGATGAAAACCGCCCCCGTGTACTGCCGGACGGCACCTATTATGTGACAGATGTACGGCTGAAACGCTACAGTAGAGACTTTTTAAAGCAACTTGGCCATGCTATTTTAGTGGATAACATCGAAGGGAGAACCACCAACCTTACCGGCCGGGTGGCTTACTATCTAAACAAAACCGGCCAGGAAAAGGCCGAAGGTAGCCAACTGGTTGATATCCTACTGGATTCCTTCATTGATGCCCGTATTTTTGGCAGTTCACTTGCCTTTAAGGCTGAAAAGGTTAAAGATGCCAAGGGGAAGGAAACTACCTGGGAGCCAAAACCCGAGCCCAAAACACTCACCGGTGCCACCCAGATAAACATGGGTGAGGTGCTGCACCAGGCAGAAAGTGTAGATATACACGGAACTTCCTTCTTTGGCAGTGATGATTCCAAAACCCAGGGAACCTTTACCACCTTTTATGGGTTGCGTTATGCACTGATTGGCTTCTCGGGGATAGCAAACCAACATTCGGCTAAAACTTCCCATATGAGCGATAACGACTACGACCTGTTGCTGAAATCCATGTGGCACGGTGTTCGGTCTGCCGCCAATACCCGGACGAAGGTGGGCCAAATACCCCACCTGTTAATCAGTATTGAATACAATGAGGGAGAAGAATTTCAGTTTGGCCGCCTGCACGACTATGTAAAACTTCTTGCAGGGGACGATAAGGAAGAAAAAAGCTGGGCCTCCCCCGAAGATTACAAGGTAGATTTAGCCAAACTAATAGAGAGAATTGAAGGACAAAGCCAGCGAATTAAGAACGTGCGCTATGCTGTTTCACCGGATCTGCAATTACTGCAGGAGATACCGGTAAAATGGCAACTAATGGATATAGAAAATGTAACAAAGGCAGTGGAATAACATGATGAAACTAATTGCTTTCCGCCTTAGTGGCCGGTTTGG
This genomic interval from Desulforamulus reducens MI-1 contains the following:
- the cas7b gene encoding type I-B CRISPR-associated protein Cas7/Csh2; translation: MEKQVNTLSGRKEFLFLYDIKMGNPNGDPDENRPRVLPDGTYYVTDVRLKRYSRDFLKQLGHAILVDNIEGRTTNLTGRVAYYLNKTGQEKAEGSQLVDILLDSFIDARIFGSSLAFKAEKVKDAKGKETTWEPKPEPKTLTGATQINMGEVLHQAESVDIHGTSFFGSDDSKTQGTFTTFYGLRYALIGFSGIANQHSAKTSHMSDNDYDLLLKSMWHGVRSAANTRTKVGQIPHLLISIEYNEGEEFQFGRLHDYVKLLAGDDKEEKSWASPEDYKVDLAKLIERIEGQSQRIKNVRYAVSPDLQLLQEIPVKWQLMDIENVTKAVE
- a CDS encoding ExeA family protein; its protein translation is MFTQFFGLKFNPFSKEVPADKLFISQDLLELESRLKYLQSTRGIGLVAGEPGAGKSTALRKFVNELNPALYKHCYFSLATVTVLEFYQGLALELGEQPKHKKVAIFRQIQGAINSMYYERRITPVIILDEIHLASNKLLEDLRLIFNFKMDSQNPFILVLAGQPLIRSKLSLNINNPLRQRLVVKHIMQGLKPEEIRDYCTSRLKQAGLIEEIFTDSAIDAIYATTKGLPRLINNLVTNCLLYAYYKKLRQIDEEVVYQAQNELNI
- a CDS encoding IS1182-like element ISDre5 family transposase, giving the protein MYLLQPNLFSFEELLKFEPETKLQKVLSVLDLSPALNVVKRAVLGPKGHCVGNMIRALVAKQLEQIPTVAALVKRLSNDIRFRFQCGFSLSKPIPSESTFSRLIQKLAATDETNKTESVMKQIFDNLVKSAKDMGLIDSNCVAIDSSKIDAYEKSKPKKDLQGDKTANWGAKRDTHGNQISWFGYKAHVAVDCHSELPIAIMVTPANTHDAKMAIPLIELVNKALEDSKKPKYYTMDMGYDSKDIYSVVMNDFNAQAIIPINSRGSKDHPEGCDFDGTPICSMGQRMVFWGSDAKAGTNKYRCPHVMGKCDCPYGSAWCSPSSYGLVVKTKVKDDPRMNCIPARGTKNWQSLYNKRTSVERCFGRLKQHLGANSIRTRGLEKVTLHITLSCIALLAGSIAVAKTKRIEQAA
- a CDS encoding IS481 family transposase translates to MLTAKDRESIALKKFSLISPVLNGQVKNQKDYFETICVKPIDMPYYGFRMYSPKTLMCWLSDYRRGGLDSLKPGYRSDKGKSRKVSLEIADEIRKKRSQMPRITSALLYEELVKDKVILPEKLSRATFYRFLVANPELAAGKDPENPGEKELKRFSHQRINELWQTDIMFGPYISIGKSKKQAYLIAFIDDASRLITHAQFFFFQNFVALRVALKEAVLKRGIPKMIYTDNGKVYRSDQLNMLCAGLGCSLIHTEPFTPTSKGKIERFFHTVRQRFLSRLDPTKLKSLDQLNLYFWQWLEEDYQRKTHSALNMSPLDFFMAQVHNINFLANPQLLEEHFLLRVTRKVNHDATLSVESILYETEQSLANSRLEVRYDPDWLANSNQPILLYRDGMKVGEARQVNFFDNARAKRKGRGRQSQSSQELLESVETSEQKATPSISYAQIDDQLKQSSREVGDR
- the cas6 gene encoding CRISPR-associated endoribonuclease Cas6, coding for MRLQLLLDSENPVLLATNYQQQIQGLIYNLLTDPLMQAFLHDHGFDYNQRRFKLFTFSRLMGKSYFNQQDKTLRITPPVLLYISSPWTEFLENLANSLLARGFIQIGKNQLQVKEIKLAVTPPFNQDQSYPVKMLSPVTMYSTLETREGSKKTYYYSPTEREFTRLIAQNLVKKASAFYGEDWSKLFFCIEVANSFRASQQKIIIYKGTVIKGWLGNYHISGHPKMLKLAYESGIGSKNSQGFGLFELCNNG
- a CDS encoding TM1802 family CRISPR-associated protein, which translates into the protein MIEAMRTLALDYLVQELAGYPVPQDPEQWYQEFRKNSPGRMFPYLVEDSGRIEKVYLLEEKATGVVELTVQDMIHEPGGSRVGCTQDKLPFIKPPGSQSPQMGPVIKRSYQSGKSGPSAKILNTTMKSFAEIASDNKPWSSYFKQIVEILSAPRLKLVDHSTVDWQQEGYANLLDCVVQRIGPEKNTVFLAVKDRNGRLPGEVSEYIDYLLGEKLAGERYVTSEARAQEDGECPLCNATKVTVFPNALKGAGINFKNTDRIGVFPGVNPAQAWKGYALCGACADLLYVYKHHVIKKGGPNKDRQFFGSKIAGDSALVIPVFFPGLAAEVRQELLSDVTDYINNMNSNVTQDEESLLDILKDEKSILSLIFLWADVGQNLENVTGMIHSVLPSRLRELSLLNEASRNWHHPLFPNVPLAIETADFRPDLSLRALKVLFYRPGGKKAKDINASKQLFQVKKQLAACVYHRTPVLLERFWQETITTARWHWLEASQKKDGYTGLLYEGTGKNGSYLTPAGWIKHVNWWLYYFKQVGVMEMEKQFYKPAMAELQPYFGSQSGIDTPEKAYAFLLGVLYGRLLMIQGGKGVNVGANALTWLKRLTLKGKDLPELYTKIRSKILAYEAEKSQAVRELITEISTLGIALGDNIKLSEVQTNYYLLLGQAMTTVILSKKTEKENEA